GGGACCAAGTAGGAAATGCGATTAAAGATATGATTCCATTGGCAATTGTTGTAATAATTCTGATATGTGTCGTCAGCAATAAAGGTGCACGAGAGAAATGTTGTTCTGCACTTACATGGGTTAAAGACAAAATAATGGGAAATACCACAAGACCGAGACGTGACTCCATAAGAAATAACTCTGAGCATACTGTTCCTTTACATGTAGACGAAACTCGACGAAATTATAGTCCTAGTGGTAAGTAAACTGGCTTAATCATGAATGTATCTGTAATGCTAAACACCCTTCCATGAACAAAACTTTTGCAGTAAGCACCTTGATAAACTTCTGTTTAATATAACTTGCCATATTGCGTGTTGTTGTTTGTAATGCTTGGTATCTTTCGCTAAGGATGTTGCTCATAtctcaaaattaataaaaaaaatgaagaaataaaactATAATCAGTTTCAAGTTTTTTGAGGTTTTTTGCTTATTAATAAtgtaaaaagtacatttttatgaAACACACACTACTCCGATTAGCAAATAAGacgtttttaaaatataaacacttAGTAGTTCATGATGTAAGTGTCTGTGTGTTCCACTATCAACTGTATCTTGGACAAAGGGAAATTACtcaattcaaaacattatcattttatatgtttcttatttctttaaatacaatGCAATTTAAACGTAAAGGCGAGAACCTTACTTGAAAGCAATGTTCAATATACTTACTCTCAtttatattgtttgaaaaaaaaagtaaaatcacaaaaatactgaactcagaggaaaatcaattcggaaagtccataattacacggcaaaatcaaataacaaaacgcatcaaaaacgaatggacaagaactgaaACCGTTTAAGTGTAGTGATTACAGAACAAACTAAATTATTTAGCAATGAAGTTTTTTTCtggcatattttttttacttgtttttttttctatgcatttttagctcacctggcccgaagggccaagtgagcttttctcatcactttgcgtccgtcgtcgcccgtcgtcgtcgtcgtccgtcgtcgttaacttttacaaaaatcttctcctctgaaactactgggccaaatttaaccaaacttggctacaatcatcattggggtatatagtttaaaaatatgtccggtgactcAGCCAagcaaccaagatggcggccatggctaaaaatataacatagcggtaaaatgtagattttggcttatatctctgaaattaaagcatttagagcaaacttgactatataaaattgtttatcaggttaataTCTGTCTGCTCTgcaattttcagataaatcggagaacccgttgttgggttgctgaccctaaattggtaattttaaggaaattttgccatttttggttattatcttgaatgttattatagatagaggtaaactgtgaacagcaataatgttctgcaaagtaagatctacaaataagtcaaatgactaaaatggtcagttggccccctcaggagttattgccctttatagtcaattttaccaatttttcttaaatttttgtaatcttttacaaaaatcttctcctttgaaactactaagacaaaatgtaaccaaacttgtccacaatcatcataagagtatctagtttaaaaaatgtgtccgatgaccctgtccgcgaa
The window above is part of the Mytilus galloprovincialis chromosome 4, xbMytGall1.hap1.1, whole genome shotgun sequence genome. Proteins encoded here:
- the LOC143070485 gene encoding uncharacterized protein LOC143070485; translated protein: MMFKLVIAKNYQESSSKLRLKITSEVKVHVADIWDQVGNAIKDMIPLAIVVIILICVVSNKGAREKCCSALTWVKDKIMGNTTRPRRDSIRNNSEHTVPLHVDETRRNYSPSELEAAVLRNSPIEPDGPATPWSDNKPDAPPSYDEAVENANEKNVH